The Channa argus isolate prfri chromosome 14, Channa argus male v1.0, whole genome shotgun sequence genome includes a window with the following:
- the LOC137140655 gene encoding SLAM family member 5-like isoform X2, translating into MGNMILFAVFLLLSCQMKGSTAVTPVFVQKGHDVLLEVKKDVPKKFVVFVWRFSEDFLVTFTPKSEPTVTERYTGRVEFSVENYSVKLKNLQKTDSGLYTARVTDTEGEKNVANYIVTVQDPVSPVNLIVDSVFNSTNPCNLTVTCRTQDSHISSTFTCDTQTCSQEEGERSKVTASGASLQVYLVNDSIICNHSNQVTWTKNQEQTKIWNFCPRHDENKQLQLIVGVLVVVLLLLLTAAVLYQLKNRKRRRIIINTDDTVYADPQVETANQTQTNDASPFTTYCLVGPHTGPMESAETRDRALPESIYAQVQKPVRSRH; encoded by the exons ATGGGAAACATGATTCtctttgctgtgtttctgttgttatccTGTCAAATGAAAg gatccacagctgtgactcctgtgtttgtgcagaaggGTCATGATGTTCTTCTGGAAGTCAAGAAAGATGTTCCTAAGAAATTTGTAGTATTTGTATGGAGATTCAGTGAAGATTTTTTagtaacattcacacctaaatcAGAACCAACAGTCACTGAACGTTACACTGGAAGAGTTGAGTTCTCTGTGGAAAATTACTCTGTGAAACTGAAGAATCTACAAAAGACAGACAGTGGACTTTATACTGCACGAGTAACAGACACTGAAGGTGAAAAAAACGTCGCTAACTATATTGTCACAGTTCAAG ATCCAGTGTCTCCAGTCAATCTGATAGTGGACTCTGTGTTCAACAGCACAaacccctgtaacctcactgtgacctgcaggacacaggactctcacatcagcagcacttttacatgtgacacccaaacctgcagccaggaggaaggagagaggtcaaaggtcacagcctCTGGTGCTTCTCTCCAAGTCTACCTGGTTAATGATTCTATCATCTGTAACCATAGTAACCAAGTCACCTGGACTaaaaaccaagaacaaacaaagatttGGAATTTCTGTCCCCGACATGATG aaaataaacaactacAACTTATTGTTGGTGTCCTTGTGGTTGTCTTACTTCTGCTACTGACAGCAGCTGTTCTTTATCAATTAAAGAACAGGAAAC GAAGACGAATAATCATAAACACTGATGATACAGTCTACGCAGATCCTCAG GTCGAAACAGCAAACCAGACTCAAACCAATGATGCGTCTCCATTCACCACCTACTGCTTGGTAGGGCCTCACACTGGGCCAATGGAATCTGCTGAAACCAGAGACAGAGCCCTGCCTGAGAGCATCTATGCTCAGGTACAAAAGCCTGTCAGGTCCAGAcattaa